In the Arachis ipaensis cultivar K30076 chromosome B10, Araip1.1, whole genome shotgun sequence genome, one interval contains:
- the LOC107623561 gene encoding uncharacterized protein LOC107623561 isoform X3, with product MSYICEQASCSSATPCSKRCHYMVISDNLLLYDSSLLVFLKAQSTEVVALLFDACASWWTQGPNAILQVKTVARIVESDAGKVICREAERIKPAAVVLGSRGRNLIQSVLQGSVGEYYYHHYKAAPVVIVPGKDVRDASIL from the exons ATGTCTTATATATGCGAACAA GCTTCCTGTTCTAGTGCTACCCCCTGTTCCAAAAG GTGTCATTATATGGTGATAAGTGATAACTTGTTACTATATGATTCTAGTTTGTTAGTTTTTTTAAAGGCTCAGAGCACAGAAGTTGTAGCTTTGCTATTTGATGCCTGTGCTAGTTGGTGGACTCAAGGACCTAATGCTATATTACAG GTGAAGACGGTGGCTCGGATTGTGGAAAGTGATGCAGGGAAAGTAATTTGCAGGGAAGCAGAGAGGATCAAACCTGCGGCTGTAGTTCTGGGATCAAGAGGCAGAAACTTAATTCAAAG TGTGCTACAGGGAAGTGTTGGAGAGTACTACTACCACCACTACAAAGCAGCACCTGTTGTCATCGTTCCTGGAAAAG ATGTTAGAGATGCATCAATATTGTAG
- the LOC107620544 gene encoding uncharacterized protein LOC107620544 → MDDRVLLKVYYFGQILLQISEGVKFICENSLDVVIPFTISFEELKGVICEKIDSEMSRKIYCILYRYPIPVFGGYVQFESKYVTDEASLQEMFSIYFESRVRISFIELYIEFEQFEADRNIVREDYNSDSEEEFERNYEVVGPDGDEEQGDATVAPDVTDVANALVNEVPFEEPSFMRVLDLEAMHVPEFPEYMSVVNVDVPLNLVIKYPCNYFFYMVVVPPEISIVADGEFAVGMEFSSRKSVIKAMKEYSIRRSVDYRVYESESLTFYARCTQYGSGCNWLIRVSMISRKYCWVIKRYNGSHTCTRSTISQDHSKLDSNTIAEAIKPFVEADPSLKVKSVIADVQSKFNYTVSYRKAWLAKEKAVEKIFGGWEASYKALPIWFKVMCHKEPSAVIHFETMPAYQGDDLVSDIRVLNRVFWSYYPCIRAFRHCKPIVQVDGTHLYGKYKGCLLVAVSQDGNNNIVPIAFAIVEGETSDAWHFFLSNLRQHVVTRDGVGLISDRYESINAAVERSNGAWSPPRAFHMFCIRHIESNFLRKFKAPYLQKLVVNIGYSQMVRQYEVRYQRLRERDEAYTNWLNRIPREQYALAFDGGYRWGHMTTNLVECINSVLKGARNLPTTALVKATFYRLNELFTRKEPRRRKNEVFEVREMPSGLEYAVDLRRHQCDCGEFQVDRIPCQHVFACCANQRLDWQLYVHDVYKMDQVRWVYRARFRPLGNPSTWPAYTGPRFVPNPFLRRVTKGRPRMTHFLNEMDTRMLHPPRRCTQCGAEGHSRSRCRRSTGAPADHNAH, encoded by the exons ATGGATGATAGAGTTCTTTTAAAAGTGTATTACtttggtcagattttgttacaaattTCTGAAGGAgtgaaatttatttgtgaaaattcgttAGATGTTGTTATTCCCTTCACAATCTCATTTGAAGAGCTCAAAGGTGTGATCTGTGAGAAGATTGATTCTGAGATGTCGAGAAAAATATATTGCATTTTATACAGATATCCCATACCGGTGTTTGGTGGATACGTCCAATTTGAATCCAAATATGTAACGGACGAAGCAAGTttgcaagagatgttttcaataTATTTTGAAAGTCGTGTCCGAATCTCGTTCATCGAGTTGTACATTGAATTCGAACAATTTGAGGCTGACCGGAATATTGTACGAGAAGATtacaatagtgacagtgaagaagagtttGAAAGGAATTACGAAGTTGTCGGTCCAGACGGGGATGAAGAGCAAGGTGATGCCACTGTGGCCCCAGATGTGACAGATGTGGCAAATGCACTCGTGAACGAAGtgccgtttgaggagccatctttcATGCGAGTGTTGGATTTGGAGGCCATGCATGTTCCAGAGTTTCCGGAATATATGAGTGTAG TGAATGTTGATGTACCTTTAAATTTGGTTATTAAATATCcgtgtaattattttttttatatggttGTCGTCCCGCCAGAAATTTCTATTGTCGCAGATGGCGAATTTGCCGTCGGGATGGAATTCAGTTCCAGGAAATCTGTTATTAAGGCGATGAAAGAGTATAGCATTCGAAGAAGTGTAGACTACCGGGTGTATGAGTCGGAATCGTTGACATTTTATGCGAGGTGTACACAGTATGGGTCTGGGTGTAATTGGCTTATCAGGGTTAGCATGATCAGCAGAAAGTACTGTTGGGTTATAAAGAGGTATAATGGTAGTCACACTTGTACCAGATCTACCATTTCTCAGGATCATTCCAAGCTCGATTCAAACACAATTGCCGAAGCAATAAAGCCATTTGTTGAGGCTGACCCCTCGTTAAAGGTAAAATCAGTTATTGCAGATGTGCAATCGAAGTTCAACTACACCGTCAGTTATcggaaagcatggttggctaagGAAAAGGCagtagaaaaaatatttggaggctGGGAAGCATCGTACAAAGCGTTGCCTATATGGTTTAAGGTCATGTGTCATAAGGAGCCATCAGCTGTCATCcattttgagactatgcctgCATATCAAGGCGATGACTTGGTCAGTGATATTCGGGTATTAAATCGAGTCTTTTGGAGTTATTACCCCTGCATTAGAGCATTTAGGCATTGTAAGCCAATTGTGCAGGTGGATGGGACTCACTTGTACGGAAAGTATAAGGGTTGTCTGTTAGTGGCAGTTTCACAGGATGGCAACAACAATATTGTCCCAATTGCATTTGCTATTGTGGAAGGAGAGACATCTGATGCGTGGCACTTCTTTCTCAGTAACTTGCGACAACATGTTGTGACTCGGGATGGTGTGGGACTGATATCCGACCGATACGAATCCATCAATGCAGCCGTGGAGCGGAGTAATGGAGCTTGGTCGCCTCCTAGAGCATTCCACATGTTCTGCATCAGGCATATTGAGTCGAACTTCCTGAGAAAATTCAAGGCACCGTACCTGCAAAAACTTGTCGTTAATATAG GATATTCGCAGATGGTGCGTCAGTACGAAGTGCGTTACCAGCGTTTACGAGAACGGGACGAGGCTTACACTAACTGGTTAAACCGAATCCCCCGTGAACAGTATGCATTGGCATTTGATGGTGGTTACCGATGGGGTCACATGACGACAAACCTAGTCGAATGCATTAACTCTGTGCTGAAGGGTGCACGCAACCTCCCAACCACTGCACTTGTCAAAGCAACATTCTACAGGCTTAACGAGCTATTCACCAGAAAAGAGCCAAGGCGGAG AAAGAATGAGGTATTTGAAGTGCGTGAGATGCCTAGTGGACTGGAGTATGCTGTCGACCTACGTCGGCATCAATGTGACTGTGGTGAGTTTCAGGTGGATCGGATCCCGTGTCAGCATGTGTTTGCATGTTGTGCAAATCAACGACTGGACTGGCAACTGTATGTGCATGATGTGTATAAGATGGACCAGGTTCGATGGGTTTATCGAGCTAGGTTTAGGCCATTGGGAAATCCTTCTACATGGCCTGCTTACACCGGGCCACGATTCGTACCCAATCCATTCCTAAGACGCGTGACCAAAGGTCGCCCCAGGATGACCCacttcttgaatgagatggacacgcGAATGTTGCATCCTCCACGGCGATGTACGCAATGTGGTGCTGAGGGACATAGCCGTAGTAGATGCCGTCGGTCAACTGGTGCACCTGCCGATCATAATGCTCATTAG
- the LOC107623561 gene encoding uncharacterized protein LOC107623561 isoform X1, protein MSYICEQASCSSATPCSKRCHYMVISDNLLLYDSSLLVFLKAQSTEVVALLFDACASWWTQGPNAILQVKTVARIVESDAGKVICREAERIKPAAVVLGSRGRNLIQSVLQGSVGEYYYHHYKAAPVVIVPGKGAGIFGHLSDSFLGRKCSLMVVCALNVIFGCLTAFSPNYCLIACLFTFFLFTFLV, encoded by the exons ATGTCTTATATATGCGAACAA GCTTCCTGTTCTAGTGCTACCCCCTGTTCCAAAAG GTGTCATTATATGGTGATAAGTGATAACTTGTTACTATATGATTCTAGTTTGTTAGTTTTTTTAAAGGCTCAGAGCACAGAAGTTGTAGCTTTGCTATTTGATGCCTGTGCTAGTTGGTGGACTCAAGGACCTAATGCTATATTACAG GTGAAGACGGTGGCTCGGATTGTGGAAAGTGATGCAGGGAAAGTAATTTGCAGGGAAGCAGAGAGGATCAAACCTGCGGCTGTAGTTCTGGGATCAAGAGGCAGAAACTTAATTCAAAG TGTGCTACAGGGAAGTGTTGGAGAGTACTACTACCACCACTACAAAGCAGCACCTGTTGTCATCGTTCCTGGAAAAG GTGCCGGAATATTTGGTCACCTGTCAGACTCTTTTCTTGGAAGAAAATGCTCACTAATGGTGGTTTGTGCCTTAAACGTCATCTTTGGTTGCCTCACAGCATTCTCCCCAAACTATTGCCTCATAGcatgcttatttactttctttctaTTTACATTTTTGGTTTGA
- the LOC107623561 gene encoding uncharacterized protein LOC107623561 isoform X2 produces MSYICEQASCSSATPCSKSLLVFLKAQSTEVVALLFDACASWWTQGPNAILQVKTVARIVESDAGKVICREAERIKPAAVVLGSRGRNLIQSVLQGSVGEYYYHHYKAAPVVIVPGKGAGIFGHLSDSFLGRKCSLMVVCALNVIFGCLTAFSPNYCLIACLFTFFLFTFLV; encoded by the exons ATGTCTTATATATGCGAACAA GCTTCCTGTTCTAGTGCTACCCCCTGTTCCAAAAG TTTGTTAGTTTTTTTAAAGGCTCAGAGCACAGAAGTTGTAGCTTTGCTATTTGATGCCTGTGCTAGTTGGTGGACTCAAGGACCTAATGCTATATTACAG GTGAAGACGGTGGCTCGGATTGTGGAAAGTGATGCAGGGAAAGTAATTTGCAGGGAAGCAGAGAGGATCAAACCTGCGGCTGTAGTTCTGGGATCAAGAGGCAGAAACTTAATTCAAAG TGTGCTACAGGGAAGTGTTGGAGAGTACTACTACCACCACTACAAAGCAGCACCTGTTGTCATCGTTCCTGGAAAAG GTGCCGGAATATTTGGTCACCTGTCAGACTCTTTTCTTGGAAGAAAATGCTCACTAATGGTGGTTTGTGCCTTAAACGTCATCTTTGGTTGCCTCACAGCATTCTCCCCAAACTATTGCCTCATAGcatgcttatttactttctttctaTTTACATTTTTGGTTTGA